A region of the Melanotaenia boesemani isolate fMelBoe1 chromosome 6, fMelBoe1.pri, whole genome shotgun sequence genome:
TTGGACGggaaaatgcaaattaatgaACATTTCATAAAATATGAGCCCAAGCCTGGTTTCCATCCGCGGTCCCCAGAAATGTTCACGGCAACGGAGAAATTACACATgaagtaaaataagtaaaacaacaatcaataaaataaactataaaaatgttaaaaacattaatatatagTAAAGGTCCAGCTGCATGAGGACAAGGTTCTGATACGCCCCAGATAAGCTCATAACACCTCAGAAGTTCAACCTTTTCTACTccaataaaaatctgatttattaaGATGAAcgtaataaaaacattttagattcAAACTGATTCATATCAGCTAAATATATTTGATTAAAGCCAACAATCTACAGCTTTTTAACCAGTATATTACCAGATATTAAACATTCTGAgattatttattgattgttgAGAAACAGTTTGAACAAACAccttaaagattttttattctggttgttttttatagttttgtCCACGACTCTCGCTCAGGTTGGCACCGATGTCCCGTCTGGTTCCAGTGACGCCACAACCAGTCCGGTTGTAGTCCCACCTGGTCCCACTGACGCCTTACCGGTAACGCCAGGACCCGCTACCACGCCAACCACCGACAACACAACGGCCactgttaccatgacaaccacCACCCCAGACCTCACTACACCATACAGCGATGGCCCCTCCCACGGGACAACCGTCAGTACTGCTGCCACGGCAACGGCCAGCTACTCATCTGCTCCTGCCTCCTCTGGGAAATCAGATACGAGCCTGAACCCGATGTCCAGCCCAACCTCAAGCCCGGGTACGAGCCAGACCACGACCCTGCCGGCAGCCCCTAACTGCCTGGGGGTTCCCGGGTGGGGGATAGCCCTGCTGGTCCTGGCGGCGGTCGCGCTGCTtctgctcctcctgctgctggttGGTCTGGTAAGCCAATGCTCACGCCTTCTTTCAGGTACTAACGGTGCACGTGTCCGAATCTGAGCAGTAGAGCAAGGCGGGTTTATTCCGACATGACAACGTGCTTTATATGGAACAGCCAAAGCAATGCAGCCAGGTTCAAAAGAAACGTCAGAGGTCCGAGAAGGACCAACGAGAAGCAGAACGAGACGCAGCCATCTAAAGTCTGCTCCTCCAGCTGGGCCTTCGACTGTTTTATCATCACATTTACCCCTAAAGGTCCATCTGAAGTCTGAACAGAGTCTCGGAGTTCCTCGTCTGGTCACTATTTCACCAAGTTAAACTATCTGGTTGTCTGTGTTCGTCCATCTCAGTCGTCCTTTGTTTCTGCAGCTGGTGTGGCTGTGCTGCCGGCGGTGCAAGAAAGGCTTCAGCCCGTACGAGAACCCGGCCTACAGGGACGACATCCCGCTGTACACCACCCACAGCCGCTTCGACGGGGTCAACGGGAAGCCCATCGTAAGTCAGAGCCAGCTGGACGACAAGAAGCCTCACTCACCAGCATCTCCTCACAAATCTTCTTACTGTTGTTCTAAAGTTTCTACAAAACGTTAGATTCCTTAATGTGTTTGTTAGTTTCAAAGATTTGGCTCTTTTGACTCGGCTCCCTTAGAAGAATCGGTTCTTTCAGCTCCCAAATCCTCTTCACTAAGTTTCACTCAGAgcttctattttattctatgaaTGATCTGTTTGTTGGCAagcaattttatatttattttttatcataacagccttatttttgtgcattttttcattataaaatatgtttatgtttaatattttaatccaacCTTTAAACGAACTGAACAAAGAACCACAACAAGCAAATCAAGTAAAGACCTGAACCTTACGACTCTTTAAATTCACTCATTTCTCCATTTTTCCTGCCAGACTTGTAGATCTGGCATCCAGCTCTCCGTGTACCTGGTCTGAACCACTTCACCCTCCTCCTTTACAAAGCGGTGCGGTCCTCCTCTTTCCTCGTATGGAAGTGACGTACGGTCTGCCTTTCAAAATAAAGTCCCGCCCCTTCTAAAAACTCGACTCTCTTAGACAAGAATCGGTTCTTCTCATTGATTACAAAGAATCAGCTCTTAGAGCCGGCTCGTTCATGAACAACACGTCATTACTGAGCCCTGAGTACGACAGAGTATTAGCGGTATCTAAATACCCGCTAGGGGCAGCGTCGAGATCCCCGTGTAGCGGGGCACAAAGGTCCCGATGCAGCCGTTTGTCTACGCGAACGCGAGGTTAAACAGGAAGCATATTTCAGCTTAAAATGGCTtctgacagccacgtttccatggagaccatttctgatgaacatgtgatggatcagatgaaggtgcagatgcatctctcaggtcctggttcaggtctttgctggatttcagatcCAGTTCATCCGCTGTAGTTTTTTAGCCCAGACTCGTCTTTTGTCCTCATCGGGACATGTAGACTTGTGTCTCCACAGAGACGCTGTCCAGCCCTGAAAACTGCATCAGACCCTCGGTGGGTTGTGGCTCTGCGTCCTGCAGGTCTCATGAAGTGTTCGGTCTCTCTGGGTGTGTGTTGGTGGGTGGAGGTCACTCCGTCAGTAATTCGTCTCCCTGTATTTAATGAGTCAAgtttaaatggaaaattcaTGCAAACGCCTGTATGTTATGTGATTAACGTCGTCATGACAACAGGAACAAACAGGCTGTCGGTCCCTGTGTATTGACTTTAGTATTAACTCATATTGTACAAACTAAGAGCCGTTGATTCATTTCTGACTggaaataactttttttcttcttaaatgaTTTGGTACTGATTCATTAGTAAAAGCACGTTGGGGGTGAAGTCAGGACATTTTTCTAGAAGTTTGTACACAGTTTTGTTTAAAGCGTAGAAGAATTTCGCTTCATTTCTCTTCACTCTCAGCAGTGTAGATAAATGCATTTCCGACCACACAGGactaaaaatatcaaaatatttagatttaaaaggTGTTTCATCTTTTTCAGGGCGACTTGGACAAATCCGTGAACCAAACAGGAAGTTACAAGATCACCCAGTAATGATGCTCGACGGCTGATCAGCAGAGACAACGTGGTATTTTCCACGTCCAGAAGTCGGGACTTCTGCTGAGACAAACACGAGGCGGTTAAATACGATGCTAATTTATCAGCTGGTTTATGTTTCATCATGTGCTTTATAATAAACGTTGTGTTGTGTCTTCTTTCTCTTGGTAATCAGGTTAATTAGCCAACGTGTGAACGCGTTTGCTGATGCTTCCTGTTATACAGGAAGTTCGTCATCGTCTGAGGCGTCACTCGTTCACGTTACGTCACGTTACGTCACGTTAAGTCACGTTGCGTCACGTTACGTCACGTTAAGTCACGTTGCGTCACGTTACGTCACGTTAAGTCACGTTACGTCACGTTACGTCACGTTACGTCACGTTAAGTCACGTTACGTCACGTTACGTCACGTTACGTCACGTTAAGTCACGTTACGTCACGTTACGTCACGTTACGTCACGTTAAGTCACGTTAAGTCACGTTAAGTCACGTTACGTCACGTTACGTCACGTTACGTCACGTTACGTCACGTTAAGTCACGTTACGTCACGTTACGTCACGTTACGTCACGTTAAGTCACGTTACGTCACGTTACGTCACGTTACGTCACGTTAAGTCACGTTAAGTCACGTTACGTCACGTTACGTCACGTTACGTCACGTTAAGTCACGTTACGTCACGTTACGTCACGT
Encoded here:
- the LOC121641300 gene encoding flocculation protein FLO11-like, which codes for METLLAFCLALMFSSSVLSTTLAQVGTDVPSGSSDATTSPVVVPPGPTDALPVTPGPATTPTTDNTTATVTMTTTTPDLTTPYSDGPSHGTTVSTAATATASYSSAPASSGKSDTSLNPMSSPTSSPGTSQTTTLPAAPNCLGVPGWGIALLVLAAVALLLLLLLLVGLLVWLCCRRCKKGFSPYENPAYRDDIPLYTTHSRFDGVNGKPIRIDLLNLCLAADLKKPLTEHCCFLTVF